One part of the Homo sapiens chromosome 19, GRCh38.p14 Primary Assembly genome encodes these proteins:
- the TYK2 gene encoding non-receptor tyrosine-protein kinase TYK2 isoform 11 (isoform 11 is encoded by transcript variant 11) yields MPLRHWGMARGSKPVGDGAQPMAAMGGLKVLLHWAGPGGGEPWVTFSESSLTAEEVCIHIAHKVGITPPCFNLFALFDAQAQVWLPPNHILEIPRDASLMLYFRIRFYFRNWHGMNPREPAVYRCGPPGTEASSDQTAQGMQLLDPASFEYLFEQGKHEFVNDVASLWELSTEEEIHHFKNESLGMAFLHLCHLALRHGIPLEEVAKKTSFKDCIPRSFRRHIRQHSALTRLRLRNVFRRFLRDFQPGRLSQQMVMVKYLATLERLAPRFGTERVPVCHLRLLAQAEGEPCYIRDSGVAPTDPGPESAAGPPTHEVLVTGTGGIQWWPVEEEVNKEEGSSGSSGRNPQASLFGKKAKAHKAVGQPADRPREPLWAYFCDFRDITHVVLKEHCVSIHRQDNKCLELSLPSRAAALSFVSLVDGYFRLTADSSHYLCHEVAPPRLVMSIRDGIHGPLLEPFVQAKLRPEDGLYLIHWSTSHPYRLILTVAQRSQGCLLRAGDDCFSLRRCCLPQPGETSNLIIMRGARASPRTLNLSQLSFHRVDQKEITQLSHLGQGTRTNVYEGRLRVEGSGDPEEGKMDDEDPLVPGRDRGQELRVVLKVLDPSHHDIALAFYETASLMSQVSHTHLAFVHGVCVRGPENIMVTEYVEHGPLDVWLRRERGHVPMAWKMVVAQQLASALSYLENKNLVHGNVCGRNILLARLGLAEGTSPFIKLSDPGVGLGALSREERVERIPWLAPECLPGGANSLSTAMDKWGFGATLLEICFDGEAPLQSRSPSEKEHFYQRQHRLPEPSCPQLATLTSQCLTYEPTQRPSFRTILRDLTRLQPHNLADVLTVNPDSPASDPTVFHKRYLKKIRDLGEGHFGKVSLYCYDPTNDGTGEMVAVKALKADCGPQHRSGWKQEIDILRTLYHEHIIKYKGCCEDQGEKSLQLVMEYVPLGSLRDYLPRHSIGLAQLLLFAQQICEGMAYLHAQHYIHRDLAARNVLLDNDRLVKIGDFGLAKAVPEGHEYYRVREDGDSPVFWYAPECLKEYKFYYASDVWSFGVTLYELLTHCDSSQSPPTKFLELIGIAQGQMTVLRLTELLERGERLPRPDKCPCEVYHLMKNCWETEASFRPTFENLIPILKTVHEKYQGQAPSVFSVC; encoded by the exons GTATCACTCCTCCTTGCTTCAATCTCTTTGCCCTCTTCGATGCTCAGGCCCAAGTCTGGTTGCCCCCAAACCACATCCTAGAGATCCCCAGAGATGCAAGCCTGATGCTATATTTCCGCATAAG GTTTTATTTCCGGAACTGGCATGGCATGAATCCTCGGGAACCGGCTGTGTACCGTTGTGGGCCCCCAGGAACCGAGGCATCCTCAGATCAGACAGCACAGGGGATGCAACTCCTGGACCCAGCCTCATTTGAGTACCTCTTTGAGCAG GGCAAGCATGAGTTTGTGAATGACGTGGCATCACTGTGGGAGCTGTCGACCGAGGAGGAGATCCACCACTTTAAGAATGAGAGCCTGGGCATGGCCTTTCTGCACCTCTGTCACCTCGCTCTCCGCCATGGCATCCCCCTGGAGGAGGTGGCCAAGAAGACCAG CTTCAAGGACTGCATCCCGCGCTCCTTCCGCCGGCATATCCGGCAGCACAGCGCCCTGACCCGGCTGCGCCTTCGGAACGTCTTCCGCAGGTTCCTGCGGGACTTCCAGCCGGGCCGACTCTCCCAGCAGATGGTCATGGTCAAATACCTAGCCACACTCGAGCGGCTGGCACCCCGCTTCGGCACAGAGCGTGTGCCCGTGTGCCACCTGAGGCTGCTGGCCCAGGCCGAGGGGGAGCCCTGCTACATCCGGGACAGTGGGGTGGCCCCTACAGACCCTGGCCCTGAGTCTGCTGCTGGGCCCCCAACCCACGAGGTGCTGGTGACAGGCACTGGTGGCATCCAGTGGTGGCCAGTAGAGGAGGAGGTGAACAAGGAGGAG GGTTCTAGTGGCAGCAGTGGCAGGAACCCCCAAGCCAGCCTGTTTGGGAAGAAGGCCAAGGCTCACAAGGCAGTCGGCCAGCCGGCAGACAGGCCGCGGGAGCCACTGTGGGCCTACTTCTGTGACTTCCGGGACATCACCCACGTGGTGCTGAAAGAGCACTGTGTCAGCATCCACCGGCAGGACAACAAGTGCCTG GAGCTGAGCTTGCCTTCCCGGGCTGCGGCGCTGTCCTTCGTGTCGCTGGTGGACGGCTATTTCCGCCTGACGGCCGACTCCAGCCACTACCTGTGCCACGAGGTGGCTCCCCCACGGCTGGTGATGAGCATCCGGGATGGGATCCACGGACCCCTGCT GGAGCCATTTGTGCAGGCCAAGCTGCGGCCCGAGGACGGCCTGTACCTCATTCACTGGAGCACCAGCCACCCCTACCGCCTGATCCTCACAGTGGCCCAGCGTAGCCAG GGCTGCTTGCTGAGGGCCGGGGATGACTGCTTCTCTCTGCGTCGCTGTTGCCTGCCCCAACCAGGAG AAACCTCCAATCTCATCATCATGCGGGGGGCTCGGGCCAGCCCCAGGACACTCAACCTCAGCCAGCTCAGCTTCCACCGGGTTGACCAGAAGGAGATCACCCAG CTGTCCCACTTGGGCCAGGGCACAAGGACCAACGTGTATGAGGGCCGCCTGCGAGTGGAGGGCAGCGGGGACCCTGAGGAGGGCAAGATGGATGACGAGGACCCCCTCGTGCCTGGCAGGGACCGTGGGCAGGAGCTACGAGTGGTGCTCAAAGTGCTGGACCCTAGTCACCATGACATCGCCCTG GCCTTCTACGAGACAGCCAGCCTCATGAGCCAGGTCTCCCACACGCACCTGGCCTTCGTGCATGGCGTCTGTGTGCGCGGCCCTGAAA ATATCATGGTGACAGAGTACGTGGAGCACGGACCCCTGGATGTGTGGCTGCGGAGGGAGCGGGGCCATGTGCCCATGGCTTGGAAGATGGTGGTGGCCCAGCAGCTGGCCAGCGCCCTCAGCTACCTG GAGAACAAGAACCTGGTTCATGGTAATGTGTGTGGCCGGAACATCCTGCTGGCCCGGCTGGGGTTGGCAGAGGGCACCAGCCCCTTCATCAAGCTGAGTGATCCTGGCGTGGGCCTGGGCGCCCTCTCCAGGGAGG agcggGTGGAGAGGATCCCCTGGCTGGCCCCCGAATGCCTACCAGGTGGGGCCAACAGCCTAAGCACCGCCATGGACAAGTGGGGGTTTGGCGCCACCCTCCTGGAGATCTGCTTTGACGGAGAGGCCCCTCTGCAGAGCCGCAGTCCCTCCGAG AAGGAGCATTTCTACCAGAGGCAGCACCGGCTGCCCGAGCCCTCCTGCCCACAGCTGGCCACACTCACCAGCCAGTGTCTGACCTATGAGCCAACCCAGAGGCCATCATTCCGCACCATCCTGCGTGACCTCACCCGGCTGCAGCCCCACA ATCTTGCTGACGTCTTGACTGTGAACCCGGACTCACCGGCGTCGGACCCTACGGTTTTCCACAAGCGCTATTTGAAAAAGATCCGAGATCTGGGCGAG GGTCACTTCGGCAAGGTCAGCTTGTACTGCTACGATCCGACCAACGACGGCACTGGCGAGATGGTGGCGGTGAAAGCCCTCAAGGCAGACTGCGGCCCCCAGCACCGCTCGGGCTGGAAGCAGGAGATTGACATTCTGCGCACGCTCTACCACGAGCACATCATCAAGTACAAGGGCTGCTGCGAGGACCAAG GCGAGAAGTCGCTGCAGCTGGTCATGGAGTACGTGCCCCTGGGCAGCCTCCGAGACTACCTGCCCCGGCACAGCATCGGGCTGGCCCAGCTGCTGCTCTTCGCCCAGCAGATCTGCGAG GGCATGGCCTATCTGCACGCGCAGCACTACATCCACCGAGACCTAGCCGCGCGCAACGTGCTGCTGGACAACGACAGGCTGGTCAAGATCGGGGACTTTGGCCTAGCCAAGGCCGTGCCCGAAGGCCACGAGTACTACCGCGTGCGCGAGGATGGGGACAGCCCCGTGTTCTG GTATGCCCCAGAGTGCCTGAAGGAGTATAAGTTCTACTATGCGTCAGATGTCTGGTCCTTCGGGGTGACCCTGTATGAGCTGCTGACGCACTGTGACTCCAGCCAGAGCCCCCCCACG AAATTCCTTGAGCTCATAGGCATTGCTCAGGGTCAGATGACAGTTCTGAGACTCACTGAGTTGCTGGAACGAGGGGAGAGGCTGCCACGGCCCGACAAATGTCCCTGTGAG GTCTATCATCTCATGAAGAACTGCTGGGAGACAGAGGCGTCCTTTCGCCCAACCTTCGAGAACCTCATACCCATTCTGAAGACAGTCCATGAGAAGTACCAAGGCCAGGCCCCTTCAGTGTTCAGCGTGTGCTGA
- the TYK2 gene encoding non-receptor tyrosine-protein kinase TYK2 isoform 12 (isoform 12 is encoded by transcript variant 12): MPLRHWGMARGSKPVGDGAQPMAAMGGLKVLLHWAGPGGGEPWVTFSESSLTAEEVCIHIAHKVGITPPCFNLFALFDAQAQVWLPPNHILEIPRDASLMLYFRIRFYFRNWHGMNPREPAVYRCGPPGTEASSDQTAQGMQLLDPASFEYLFEQGKHEFVNDVASLWELSTEEEIHHFKNESLGMAFLHLCHLALRHGIPLEEVAKKTSFKDCIPRSFRRHIRQHSALTRLRLRNVFRRFLRDFQPGRLSQQMVMVKYLATLERLAPRFGTERVPVCHLRLLAQAEGEPCYIRDSGVAPTDPGPESAAGPPTHEVLVTGTGGIQWWPVEEEVNKEEGSSGSSGRNPQASLFGKKAKAHKAVGQPADRPREPLWAYFCDFRDITHVVLKEHCVSIHRQDNKCLELSLPSRAAALSFVSLVDGYFRLTADSSHYLCHEVAPPRLVMSIRDGIHGPLLEPFVQAKLRPEDGLYLIHWSTSHPYRLILTVAQRSQAPDGMQSLRLRKFPIEQQDGAFVLEGWGRSFPSVRELGAALQGCLLRAGDDCFSLRRCCLPQPGETSNLIIMRGARASPRTLNLSQLSFHRVDQKEITQGTRTNVYEGRLRVEGSGDPEEGKMDDEDPLVPGRDRGQELRVVLKVLDPSHHDIALAFYETASLMSQVSHTHLAFVHGVCVRGPENIMVTEYVEHGPLDVWLRRERGHVPMAWKMVVAQQLASALSYLENKNLVHGNVCGRNILLARLGLAEGTSPFIKLSDPGVGLGALSREERVERIPWLAPECLPGGANSLSTAMDKWGFGATLLEICFDGEAPLQSRSPSEKEHFYQRQHRLPEPSCPQLATLTSQCLTYEPTQRPSFRTILRDLTRLQPHNLADVLTVNPDSPASDPTVFHKRYLKKIRDLGEGHFGKVSLYCYDPTNDGTGEMVAVKALKADCGPQHRSGWKQEIDILRTLYHEHIIKYKGCCEDQGEKSLQLVMEYVPLGSLRDYLPRHSIGLAQLLLFAQQICEGMAYLHAQHYIHRDLAARNVLLDNDRLVKIGDFGLAKAVPEGHEYYRVREDGDSPVFWYAPECLKEYKFYYASDVWSFGVTLYELLTHCDSSQSPPTKFLELIGIAQGQMTVLRLTELLERGERLPRPDKCPCEVYHLMKNCWETEASFRPTFENLIPILKTVHEKYQGQAPSVFSVC; this comes from the exons GTATCACTCCTCCTTGCTTCAATCTCTTTGCCCTCTTCGATGCTCAGGCCCAAGTCTGGTTGCCCCCAAACCACATCCTAGAGATCCCCAGAGATGCAAGCCTGATGCTATATTTCCGCATAAG GTTTTATTTCCGGAACTGGCATGGCATGAATCCTCGGGAACCGGCTGTGTACCGTTGTGGGCCCCCAGGAACCGAGGCATCCTCAGATCAGACAGCACAGGGGATGCAACTCCTGGACCCAGCCTCATTTGAGTACCTCTTTGAGCAG GGCAAGCATGAGTTTGTGAATGACGTGGCATCACTGTGGGAGCTGTCGACCGAGGAGGAGATCCACCACTTTAAGAATGAGAGCCTGGGCATGGCCTTTCTGCACCTCTGTCACCTCGCTCTCCGCCATGGCATCCCCCTGGAGGAGGTGGCCAAGAAGACCAG CTTCAAGGACTGCATCCCGCGCTCCTTCCGCCGGCATATCCGGCAGCACAGCGCCCTGACCCGGCTGCGCCTTCGGAACGTCTTCCGCAGGTTCCTGCGGGACTTCCAGCCGGGCCGACTCTCCCAGCAGATGGTCATGGTCAAATACCTAGCCACACTCGAGCGGCTGGCACCCCGCTTCGGCACAGAGCGTGTGCCCGTGTGCCACCTGAGGCTGCTGGCCCAGGCCGAGGGGGAGCCCTGCTACATCCGGGACAGTGGGGTGGCCCCTACAGACCCTGGCCCTGAGTCTGCTGCTGGGCCCCCAACCCACGAGGTGCTGGTGACAGGCACTGGTGGCATCCAGTGGTGGCCAGTAGAGGAGGAGGTGAACAAGGAGGAG GGTTCTAGTGGCAGCAGTGGCAGGAACCCCCAAGCCAGCCTGTTTGGGAAGAAGGCCAAGGCTCACAAGGCAGTCGGCCAGCCGGCAGACAGGCCGCGGGAGCCACTGTGGGCCTACTTCTGTGACTTCCGGGACATCACCCACGTGGTGCTGAAAGAGCACTGTGTCAGCATCCACCGGCAGGACAACAAGTGCCTG GAGCTGAGCTTGCCTTCCCGGGCTGCGGCGCTGTCCTTCGTGTCGCTGGTGGACGGCTATTTCCGCCTGACGGCCGACTCCAGCCACTACCTGTGCCACGAGGTGGCTCCCCCACGGCTGGTGATGAGCATCCGGGATGGGATCCACGGACCCCTGCT GGAGCCATTTGTGCAGGCCAAGCTGCGGCCCGAGGACGGCCTGTACCTCATTCACTGGAGCACCAGCCACCCCTACCGCCTGATCCTCACAGTGGCCCAGCGTAGCCAG GCACCAGACGGCATGCAGAGCTTGCGGCTCCGAAAGTTCCCCATTGAGCAGCAGGACGGGGCCTTCGTGCTGGAGGGCTGGGGCCGGTCCTTCCCCAGCGTTCGGGAACTTGGGGCTGCCTTGCAGGGCTGCTTGCTGAGGGCCGGGGATGACTGCTTCTCTCTGCGTCGCTGTTGCCTGCCCCAACCAGGAG AAACCTCCAATCTCATCATCATGCGGGGGGCTCGGGCCAGCCCCAGGACACTCAACCTCAGCCAGCTCAGCTTCCACCGGGTTGACCAGAAGGAGATCACCCAG GGCACAAGGACCAACGTGTATGAGGGCCGCCTGCGAGTGGAGGGCAGCGGGGACCCTGAGGAGGGCAAGATGGATGACGAGGACCCCCTCGTGCCTGGCAGGGACCGTGGGCAGGAGCTACGAGTGGTGCTCAAAGTGCTGGACCCTAGTCACCATGACATCGCCCTG GCCTTCTACGAGACAGCCAGCCTCATGAGCCAGGTCTCCCACACGCACCTGGCCTTCGTGCATGGCGTCTGTGTGCGCGGCCCTGAAA ATATCATGGTGACAGAGTACGTGGAGCACGGACCCCTGGATGTGTGGCTGCGGAGGGAGCGGGGCCATGTGCCCATGGCTTGGAAGATGGTGGTGGCCCAGCAGCTGGCCAGCGCCCTCAGCTACCTG GAGAACAAGAACCTGGTTCATGGTAATGTGTGTGGCCGGAACATCCTGCTGGCCCGGCTGGGGTTGGCAGAGGGCACCAGCCCCTTCATCAAGCTGAGTGATCCTGGCGTGGGCCTGGGCGCCCTCTCCAGGGAGG agcggGTGGAGAGGATCCCCTGGCTGGCCCCCGAATGCCTACCAGGTGGGGCCAACAGCCTAAGCACCGCCATGGACAAGTGGGGGTTTGGCGCCACCCTCCTGGAGATCTGCTTTGACGGAGAGGCCCCTCTGCAGAGCCGCAGTCCCTCCGAG AAGGAGCATTTCTACCAGAGGCAGCACCGGCTGCCCGAGCCCTCCTGCCCACAGCTGGCCACACTCACCAGCCAGTGTCTGACCTATGAGCCAACCCAGAGGCCATCATTCCGCACCATCCTGCGTGACCTCACCCGGCTGCAGCCCCACA ATCTTGCTGACGTCTTGACTGTGAACCCGGACTCACCGGCGTCGGACCCTACGGTTTTCCACAAGCGCTATTTGAAAAAGATCCGAGATCTGGGCGAG GGTCACTTCGGCAAGGTCAGCTTGTACTGCTACGATCCGACCAACGACGGCACTGGCGAGATGGTGGCGGTGAAAGCCCTCAAGGCAGACTGCGGCCCCCAGCACCGCTCGGGCTGGAAGCAGGAGATTGACATTCTGCGCACGCTCTACCACGAGCACATCATCAAGTACAAGGGCTGCTGCGAGGACCAAG GCGAGAAGTCGCTGCAGCTGGTCATGGAGTACGTGCCCCTGGGCAGCCTCCGAGACTACCTGCCCCGGCACAGCATCGGGCTGGCCCAGCTGCTGCTCTTCGCCCAGCAGATCTGCGAG GGCATGGCCTATCTGCACGCGCAGCACTACATCCACCGAGACCTAGCCGCGCGCAACGTGCTGCTGGACAACGACAGGCTGGTCAAGATCGGGGACTTTGGCCTAGCCAAGGCCGTGCCCGAAGGCCACGAGTACTACCGCGTGCGCGAGGATGGGGACAGCCCCGTGTTCTG GTATGCCCCAGAGTGCCTGAAGGAGTATAAGTTCTACTATGCGTCAGATGTCTGGTCCTTCGGGGTGACCCTGTATGAGCTGCTGACGCACTGTGACTCCAGCCAGAGCCCCCCCACG AAATTCCTTGAGCTCATAGGCATTGCTCAGGGTCAGATGACAGTTCTGAGACTCACTGAGTTGCTGGAACGAGGGGAGAGGCTGCCACGGCCCGACAAATGTCCCTGTGAG GTCTATCATCTCATGAAGAACTGCTGGGAGACAGAGGCGTCCTTTCGCCCAACCTTCGAGAACCTCATACCCATTCTGAAGACAGTCCATGAGAAGTACCAAGGCCAGGCCCCTTCAGTGTTCAGCGTGTGCTGA
- the TYK2 gene encoding non-receptor tyrosine-protein kinase TYK2 isoform 5 (isoform 5 is encoded by transcript variant 5): MPLRHWGMARGSKPVGDGAQPMAAMGGLKVLLHWAGPGGGEPWVTFSESSLTAEEVCIHIAHKVGITPPCFNLFALFDAQAQVWLPPNHILEIPRDASLMLYFRIRFYFRNWHGMNPREPAVYRCGPPGTEASSDQTAQGMQLLDPASFEYLFEQGKHEFVNDVASLWELSTEEEIHHFKNESLGMAFLHLCHLALRHGIPLEEVAKKTSFKDCIPRSFRRHIRQHSALTRLRLRNVFRRFLRDFQPGRLSQQMVMVKYLATLERLAPRFGTERVPVCHLRLLAQAEGEPCYIRDSGVAPTDPGPESAAGPPTHEVLVTGTGGIQWWPVEEEVNKEEGSSGSSGRNPQASLFGKKAKAHKAVGQPADRPREPLWAYFCDFRDITHVVLKEHCVSIHRQDNKCLELSLPSRAAALSFVSLVDGYFRLTADSSHYLCHEVAPPRLVMSIRDGIHGPLLEPFVQAKLRPEDGLYLIHWSTSHPYRLILTVAQRSQAPDGMQSLRLRKFPIEQQDGAFVLEGWGRSFPSVRELGAALQGCLLRAGDDCFSLRRCCLPQPGETSNLIIMRGARASPRTLNLSQLSFHRVDQKEITQAFYETASLMSQVSHTHLAFVHGVCVRGPENIMVTEYVEHGPLDVWLRRERGHVPMAWKMVVAQQLASALSYLENKNLVHGNVCGRNILLARLGLAEGTSPFIKLSDPGVGLGALSREERVERIPWLAPECLPGGANSLSTAMDKWGFGATLLEICFDGEAPLQSRSPSEKEHFYQRQHRLPEPSCPQLATLTSQCLTYEPTQRPSFRTILRDLTRLQPHNLADVLTVNPDSPASDPTVFHKRYLKKIRDLGEGHFGKVSLYCYDPTNDGTGEMVAVKALKADCGPQHRSGWKQEIDILRTLYHEHIIKYKGCCEDQGEKSLQLVMEYVPLGSLRDYLPRHSIGLAQLLLFAQQICEGMAYLHAQHYIHRDLAARNVLLDNDRLVKIGDFGLAKAVPEGHEYYRVREDGDSPVFWYAPECLKEYKFYYASDVWSFGVTLYELLTHCDSSQSPPTKFLELIGIAQGQMTVLRLTELLERGERLPRPDKCPCEVYHLMKNCWETEASFRPTFENLIPILKTVHEKYQGQAPSVFSVC, encoded by the exons GTATCACTCCTCCTTGCTTCAATCTCTTTGCCCTCTTCGATGCTCAGGCCCAAGTCTGGTTGCCCCCAAACCACATCCTAGAGATCCCCAGAGATGCAAGCCTGATGCTATATTTCCGCATAAG GTTTTATTTCCGGAACTGGCATGGCATGAATCCTCGGGAACCGGCTGTGTACCGTTGTGGGCCCCCAGGAACCGAGGCATCCTCAGATCAGACAGCACAGGGGATGCAACTCCTGGACCCAGCCTCATTTGAGTACCTCTTTGAGCAG GGCAAGCATGAGTTTGTGAATGACGTGGCATCACTGTGGGAGCTGTCGACCGAGGAGGAGATCCACCACTTTAAGAATGAGAGCCTGGGCATGGCCTTTCTGCACCTCTGTCACCTCGCTCTCCGCCATGGCATCCCCCTGGAGGAGGTGGCCAAGAAGACCAG CTTCAAGGACTGCATCCCGCGCTCCTTCCGCCGGCATATCCGGCAGCACAGCGCCCTGACCCGGCTGCGCCTTCGGAACGTCTTCCGCAGGTTCCTGCGGGACTTCCAGCCGGGCCGACTCTCCCAGCAGATGGTCATGGTCAAATACCTAGCCACACTCGAGCGGCTGGCACCCCGCTTCGGCACAGAGCGTGTGCCCGTGTGCCACCTGAGGCTGCTGGCCCAGGCCGAGGGGGAGCCCTGCTACATCCGGGACAGTGGGGTGGCCCCTACAGACCCTGGCCCTGAGTCTGCTGCTGGGCCCCCAACCCACGAGGTGCTGGTGACAGGCACTGGTGGCATCCAGTGGTGGCCAGTAGAGGAGGAGGTGAACAAGGAGGAG GGTTCTAGTGGCAGCAGTGGCAGGAACCCCCAAGCCAGCCTGTTTGGGAAGAAGGCCAAGGCTCACAAGGCAGTCGGCCAGCCGGCAGACAGGCCGCGGGAGCCACTGTGGGCCTACTTCTGTGACTTCCGGGACATCACCCACGTGGTGCTGAAAGAGCACTGTGTCAGCATCCACCGGCAGGACAACAAGTGCCTG GAGCTGAGCTTGCCTTCCCGGGCTGCGGCGCTGTCCTTCGTGTCGCTGGTGGACGGCTATTTCCGCCTGACGGCCGACTCCAGCCACTACCTGTGCCACGAGGTGGCTCCCCCACGGCTGGTGATGAGCATCCGGGATGGGATCCACGGACCCCTGCT GGAGCCATTTGTGCAGGCCAAGCTGCGGCCCGAGGACGGCCTGTACCTCATTCACTGGAGCACCAGCCACCCCTACCGCCTGATCCTCACAGTGGCCCAGCGTAGCCAG GCACCAGACGGCATGCAGAGCTTGCGGCTCCGAAAGTTCCCCATTGAGCAGCAGGACGGGGCCTTCGTGCTGGAGGGCTGGGGCCGGTCCTTCCCCAGCGTTCGGGAACTTGGGGCTGCCTTGCAGGGCTGCTTGCTGAGGGCCGGGGATGACTGCTTCTCTCTGCGTCGCTGTTGCCTGCCCCAACCAGGAG AAACCTCCAATCTCATCATCATGCGGGGGGCTCGGGCCAGCCCCAGGACACTCAACCTCAGCCAGCTCAGCTTCCACCGGGTTGACCAGAAGGAGATCACCCAG GCCTTCTACGAGACAGCCAGCCTCATGAGCCAGGTCTCCCACACGCACCTGGCCTTCGTGCATGGCGTCTGTGTGCGCGGCCCTGAAA ATATCATGGTGACAGAGTACGTGGAGCACGGACCCCTGGATGTGTGGCTGCGGAGGGAGCGGGGCCATGTGCCCATGGCTTGGAAGATGGTGGTGGCCCAGCAGCTGGCCAGCGCCCTCAGCTACCTG GAGAACAAGAACCTGGTTCATGGTAATGTGTGTGGCCGGAACATCCTGCTGGCCCGGCTGGGGTTGGCAGAGGGCACCAGCCCCTTCATCAAGCTGAGTGATCCTGGCGTGGGCCTGGGCGCCCTCTCCAGGGAGG agcggGTGGAGAGGATCCCCTGGCTGGCCCCCGAATGCCTACCAGGTGGGGCCAACAGCCTAAGCACCGCCATGGACAAGTGGGGGTTTGGCGCCACCCTCCTGGAGATCTGCTTTGACGGAGAGGCCCCTCTGCAGAGCCGCAGTCCCTCCGAG AAGGAGCATTTCTACCAGAGGCAGCACCGGCTGCCCGAGCCCTCCTGCCCACAGCTGGCCACACTCACCAGCCAGTGTCTGACCTATGAGCCAACCCAGAGGCCATCATTCCGCACCATCCTGCGTGACCTCACCCGGCTGCAGCCCCACA ATCTTGCTGACGTCTTGACTGTGAACCCGGACTCACCGGCGTCGGACCCTACGGTTTTCCACAAGCGCTATTTGAAAAAGATCCGAGATCTGGGCGAG GGTCACTTCGGCAAGGTCAGCTTGTACTGCTACGATCCGACCAACGACGGCACTGGCGAGATGGTGGCGGTGAAAGCCCTCAAGGCAGACTGCGGCCCCCAGCACCGCTCGGGCTGGAAGCAGGAGATTGACATTCTGCGCACGCTCTACCACGAGCACATCATCAAGTACAAGGGCTGCTGCGAGGACCAAG GCGAGAAGTCGCTGCAGCTGGTCATGGAGTACGTGCCCCTGGGCAGCCTCCGAGACTACCTGCCCCGGCACAGCATCGGGCTGGCCCAGCTGCTGCTCTTCGCCCAGCAGATCTGCGAG GGCATGGCCTATCTGCACGCGCAGCACTACATCCACCGAGACCTAGCCGCGCGCAACGTGCTGCTGGACAACGACAGGCTGGTCAAGATCGGGGACTTTGGCCTAGCCAAGGCCGTGCCCGAAGGCCACGAGTACTACCGCGTGCGCGAGGATGGGGACAGCCCCGTGTTCTG GTATGCCCCAGAGTGCCTGAAGGAGTATAAGTTCTACTATGCGTCAGATGTCTGGTCCTTCGGGGTGACCCTGTATGAGCTGCTGACGCACTGTGACTCCAGCCAGAGCCCCCCCACG AAATTCCTTGAGCTCATAGGCATTGCTCAGGGTCAGATGACAGTTCTGAGACTCACTGAGTTGCTGGAACGAGGGGAGAGGCTGCCACGGCCCGACAAATGTCCCTGTGAG GTCTATCATCTCATGAAGAACTGCTGGGAGACAGAGGCGTCCTTTCGCCCAACCTTCGAGAACCTCATACCCATTCTGAAGACAGTCCATGAGAAGTACCAAGGCCAGGCCCCTTCAGTGTTCAGCGTGTGCTGA